The DNA window accgtttaattaaatttcaaatgCCCGAATTTGTGACCTTGATGaacttggtggaagagatccagAGATATCCATTTCCAACCGTGACCATAAAGAATGACAATTTTGTTGAAGTTGAACCCGACAAAACCATCATTTTGTTGTTGATCAATTCCAATATAAAAAGTTTTAACTGTTGGGAGCAAAGCAGCACCATTCCCTGTCAAAATTGGTTTGTTACTAATCAATAATCATATAGCTCtaaatcagaaaataaaaaagaataatcatttatcttgAGAGTTATCATTAAAAAGGGGATAGTTTTCATTTGATACTACTTcgtttttaacttttaatttgtaTGTTTGAGATATAAAAAGAGTATACGAGCAAAATTAATTGAGAGATGAAGAAGGGTGGTGAAAGAGGATAAAGAAAAATGAGCGAAAACAAAATCTAAACTAATTTATAAAGCTAAACACGAAATTGTTGGTTTTGGTTTCTCAACGTTGGAAATAAAGATGTGtaaattttttcttcaattatcAGTAATGGCCCCCTCCACTAAACTCAGAAACTTGTATCAGCAAGACAGCAATTATAATTCAAAGGTGCAAAAGGTTTTTCCAAATGCATCCAAAAAAGCTCTCTGTTTGACACAAAATTTCTCTCGTCAAGATAGAAATTAGGTTTATCCTATTAGTGCCTGTCATTGTACCCTGTCTAGACGTACCGCGCTTAGTTATATAGGGGTGTATGGTTCGATACAAGTCACAAATGTACTTAATTTACCACTGAAAAAGTGTCACAACAATCTACAATAGAGATATAACTTCACACCACAAGTAAGTTGGGTACAATATCGGGCATAATCTCATCGACCTATGCTGAACTCGAGTAGTTAAGTTGAGATATTATTAGTAACAGATTGGATGCGTAAGAAGTTAAGAAGTACAAGTTAGACATATTTTTATGGCGTCATGCTTGCTTATGCACGGCCTAAGTCAAGATGTCCTCGCTAGTGTACAATTGCTTATGCACTTAACTAGTTTTGCAAGCTGAGTTGCCCCCACATCTTGATGTAACATGCTAGGCTTTGAAGGAACACTACGCTAAAAAATGTATGTTGGTTCCCTCAGTGGTAATTCATCCTTTTATGTTAGGCAATTTTATTTGGATTTATATATCCTTTTATGTGGGATGTCTCTGTCTTGATGTACCATGCTAGGCTTCGATGGAACACTAAGAAATGTTTGTTGGTTCCCTTAATGGTTATTGAACATCCTTTTATGTTAGGCAGGGGCATTTGGATTTATAGGTCCCTATATTGGTCACTTTATAGGCATTGTAGCCCACACCACACGCTGTTTGCTCCAAATCACAAGAGAAACATTGGTTACTTTCTTCACCATTGGTAACTAGCATAAATGGAAAGGAGAGACATTACTTGCGTTTTACGGTGCTCAGGTAAATTACAATGCAACGATTATTTCCGTGTCCTTCTCAAGGGACAATCGGCTATAGAGAAGGCAATAAATTATACAAACACGTATAATGATCCCCAAAGATGGTACGAGCACTCACGGGTGAACATTACAAGCTTTTGGAGAACATCCGTGAGAGGTCGCCATCATTGAGGGGGCCATGAGCTTACAGATAGTAAGATGAACGCAACTTAAAGAAGTATGGAGACTTCAGGTTAGCTCTCTTGGACTAAGCACGAGCACCCGGTTCTTGAATTGTTACCTTCGTTAAGCTTGCTTCCAACTCGTTCAACTCATCTATGTCCAGTTCGTCGTCGTCATCGACATTGGTAACTTCAGCATCACCGCCAGCTGTTGCTGAGTCGCTTGGTCCATGTCCATTAGAGTTTTCATTGGCCTGAATTTAGGCCGGAGAAAAGTTTAGTGAAACAATTAACACATAGTCCATTCAATTATGTACTAGTCAATATTAGCATCCTACAGATTAACCAGATCCCGCACTGGCATCTACGGTCAACTATGCAAGAACAATAATCATAAGCTTTAGCAGGCATAAGCACTTCTATCTCATAACACCAGCCTCCAGTGCAATAAAATACAGAGTTTTTATATGGCAAATATAAAAGGGTGACAGCTAATAAGTGAAACTACCCTTCTGTGTTCATCgccaagaaaattaaaaaacagaACTAACCTTCTTTTTGGAAACTGCAGGTTCTTGCTCTCTTTGGTAATTCCCGTGTGCCTCGGCATCATCCACAAATAAGCTAGAATCTGACAAAAATAGTTCACGGCCGCTGCAAGAGCGAAGAGAATAACACAACTAGTAAATGTTAGCAACTTCACTTCAATACTCATTTCCTCCATTCTAAAATGAGAATGTTAATAGTTGTAtccaatttcttttttatttactcTTCGTCCTCCAAAAGGGTGGGAGTGAGCATATATTGGAGAAAGTGGAAAAGAAATACACCTCATGCGGTCATTCTTAGCCCGCTCTGCCATTTGCGCGGCCAAGCCAGCATCTCTTTCTGcgatctttttcttcctccattGAATGAATAAGtcaaagaggtcgcacttggtgcgatggcaagtgccttcgcccatgagcggtaggtctcgggttcgagacttgggagcagcctctccataaatgggggtaaggctagccgacattcacctctcccagaccctgcgtaaagcgggagccttgtgcactgggtacgacctttttttattgAATGAATAAGTCAGGAGTCATAGGGGTTGAAGTTGTCAATTTAGCACGCTAAAAGCAAAAGGCAAATGTTTGGTGAGGTTACATATCAGGAAATGATAGAAATGAAACTCAAGGCATTTAGATCCTCAAACAGGAAATGCTATAATTTGATGTAAAGACTTGTCAAATGACCTGATTTTCAATCTCCTCTTCAATGGGTATcttttcactctcttcctccAACAGAGCCTTCATCTGAGACTTCAAAACATATCCTGGAGGAAGAGCATGCCTGTAATGGCAATTTTTACCGCCATTGGGACATACCCAAAACCAACCATATTGTTTCTTCTCCACTGCTTCTAAAAAATATTTACAGACCTGCACATGTATTAAAAACAACAATGGAAAAATCATTCTGAAGTCTACCAAGCAGATCGATGGTTCGAATTAAATACACATGTAAGAAGTTGAGAACTAGAATGCATATTGTACGAAAAGCCTCAGAGAGAGAAAACTTACAATATCAGTTGGTTTGTTCTGCTTGTACTCATTTTTTTTCGACTCCACCACCTTCTCCAAAGTTTCTTGATCCCAGGCCTCCAttgtttcttctgtaaaagATATAAAATCAAACTCAGAACAACATAAACCACAAAAGCATCCAAAATTGTAGACAATCGGCATCATACTGAAGTTAAAAATTCTATACGGTACCATTATCACGCTTATCACTGTAAATGTCAATCTTTTCTCCTTTCCTCTGAACATTCAAATCATGTGAGAACTTGCACTTGAAACCTTTTGCGCACTGCCCCACCTTATAGAACTCACATACTATAGACTTGGGATCAACACCTAATCACATATCAAATATTATATCATATCGAAGTTTCGACTGTATATAGACATCAAAAACTTCAATCAACAGGGCACTAAAACAGAAACTAATCACTTACCAACTGGTACTTTCGGTTGACTAACAGCAACCTTAAATAATTCATTCAGTTCCTTGTCCTTggccttctcttcctccttcttcttctgttaTATGAATCATTTTACTTACAATAAAAGAAGCTCCATATGAAGCAAAACAGATAACCATTTGAAAAAGGCAGAGTTTTAGTTGACATTGGATTCAAACTTCCATGTATTCCACAGTTATGGTGTGATAACCTTTCTGctatatctctggctaaaaCCCCTCTCTTTCATGCTAGAACTAAGCACGTTGAAATAGATTATCATTATATTAGAGAGAAGGTTTTAGCTAAAGAGGTTTCAGTTCACTTTGTCTGCACACAGGACCAGATTGCAGACATTTGTACCAAAGCATTATCCAAGCACAGATTTCTGCTTCTTCGCGACAAACTCTCTCTTCGAGTGCCTCAGATCAGTTTGAGGGGGGCTATTAAGGCTAATATTGTAAATGTATCTGTAAACGACGATACTTAGAGTTTGTTAAGTTTGTTACTAAGTTTGTTAGCTTTGGTTAGAATAGGTGAGCTATGATTACAAATGTGTAAATGACTTGTCTATATGTACTCAAAGTGTAATATTATTTCAGTTAAGAAATGAAATGATAATTTCCTAATAAGTCTCAAACTCAAAAGAACTAGGATGAAACGGGAATGCCAAGATGGATATGTCCCAAACCAATCACGTGACGCCACATGGGAAATTTGAGAACACGTTTTCGTGTTATTGGTGACGGTGGCGTCCTGGAGTGTTGCCTCAAATTCATCTATGTGAAATTAAAAACTTTCCATAACCATGCAAATTTTATTTCCTGGTCTTATGACAATTCTTTGGTTTTTAAGacgatattctaaactattTTATGCACACGAGGTCAAAGGGCTGATAACTTGTCTTGGCCCACCTAGACTAACCACGTCTGCAATGTTTATTCTAATCTAAGTTGGGTGCAATAAATCGAAatttctcacttttttttttcttctaaaaaataTAAGTTAATCAATCAACAAATCAATCAATGATTAGCcaaagaaacttaaaaaatgaagaaaaatgggACCTTAACGGCAGTCTTGGAAGGATCGGGTTTCAGCTCGACAGATTGCTTGAGGCTCTGAACATACTTCTGCACGTTCTtgctcttgttcttgttcttgagCCCGAAGGTCTTGTCCTCTACGATCTTCTGCTTCTTCGCCAAATCGGCCTTCGATTGCTGCTTCGGCGGCATCCCTTATCGGCATCAAAAGTTTCCGATTTCCTAAATTTCGGACGATTTCCGGATTGGTTTTGATCTTCCGTCCCAATTTCCGAAATGATGTGTCGCTGCCACCCGGTCTGGTAATCTGGTTAAGAGATATGAACGGGACGGGACACGCCAGAAGCTTGACGTCTATGTGGATTTCCTGATTTGCCCCTGGAAATACCTGACGTGGCGGATTGTTGTGCGGCTGGTTGGTCTTATTACCCCCGTGTAATTCTCCTGCTTTTTGCCACCACGATTGGCGGCGCGTACAAggcattttaattttaatttttaacaaatGCTATTATCTAAATTGAATAGAATAGATGGACTTAACCTCATAATAATAATGAGGTTTAAATTTAACTTTCAAGAGAATCGAATTTAACCTTTCATTTACAAGTAGAGAATAATATCGCTAAACCCCTAACTTACTAATTGGCACCATGTAGGATTTGGACTAGAAAAATATTGGACCATCACCTACAATACACTACATGTCGTTTTGAGAACTTACgccaatccttttttttttttcaatctaaatattaattttttattagctACCCAATCATGGTGGATGGAGAACCCTACTAATATGAGGATTTAAGAGTGTGCTCTGTGTAATTTCACTCGAGAATAATCAGATCAAGATCATCAGAATCTCGAAGACAGCCAATCACTTTAATGTTGCTTACACTAGtcttaaaaaatattaagaCGTGATTTTTTTTCCTCGACTTATTTTTGTAATGCTTTTGAAAATCGAACTTaaccatatttaaaaaaaaaaacaattgtatACCTTGGAATCCGATTTAACACAACTTTAACAGTCTTTCGTTAATTTCATCAAATTAGCGTCAATTGTGTTGACGTGTAAGGAGAATACCGTAGGTATGTCCTAGTTGGCACTGCTGGACCACCAAAACTGTTAGAACAACCAACCAGAAGCAGCCATGTGGCGTTGAAAAAGTGAGATGGTTGACCCATTGATCTTGCTGGGTGCTTGTAATTGTTAATGGAATTTTCACAGAAATCTTCTAGCAGTGGAAAATTGTGATTGTGCctattaaattccatttttctcAAAAGCACAGCAAGTTCAAAATCCAAAtgtacatttgagttccttcatGAACCAGTTTCGAGTTTGCAATATTTTTAAAAgatgtagataagtaaattcgAAACTGGTTCGCAAAGGAACTCATGTCCTTCCCCACCAATCTTCTTCTGCAGCTATCCATTTTTAAAGTCCAGTAATTACCATGCCGATCGCCAGTTTTGTAGGAAATGGAGGTGGTGATGGGGAGGGGAAGAGAAGCCAAGAGGGAGGGCGCGGATAAATGTTGGGAATTGggaattttctttttagttttttttttttaattttaattattgaataGTTAGAAGTAGAATTTGATCGAAATAGCCACTGCATTTTTGCCATATGATGCCACATCAGCTAGTTTAACGAAATAAATAAATGGAAAATTGTTAAAGTATAGTAAAAATTGAGTTTTAGAGTGTAAGCAGTGATATTTTTGTTTGAGTTTTAGAGTGTAAGCAgtgatatttttgttttatgagAAAATGGGATTAAGTtcaatttctagggtcaacgtaaaaaaaataagttttttactTTTATATAATGGTTTAGtaatatttcttttcacttataaatgagatgtcaaatgtTCAAATGATGACGAGTTAAACTTAGCTAAATCATTATGTTTCTCCTCTGAACctttaaaacattttttaaCAATGCAGCATACTTTCCTGATCTAAAATTCAATCATTTAGAATTTTTATATCTAGTTCAACTATTATTTTCATGGAAACTAAATACAGTCAAACTTATGAGCAACGATTTTCCTTCTAAACTCTAAAATGTTTGTGGAATACATTGGAAAAATGCAAAAAGCCAAAACCACGGGAGTGGTGTAATATAAAAACCGATCCTAATCCGTGGCATCGTAACCACCCCGAACTCAACCATGAACTGTACGAAATAGCAAAATCGTCAAGCCTCCACCTGTCATGTTTCCTTTGTTGGAGGTTTTCTCATTGTTGAATCAATGACTGGTAGAACCAATTCTCACCTCGATTCCGACCAATCAAATCGTTGGAAAAGAAGGTAACTAGTctcatattttatattgattcaaaAAACACATTTCTTACAAGCAACAATCATCCAAAAAAACCTAATTGATGGCAAATAAATTTTAGTAAAACAATAACGTATGGAGCTGCGTCTATACCCTAAAATATATTTTAGTTTACTCCAATGTCTTAATggttgtttgaaaaaaaaaattcaatgtttGGAGGAAAACAGAAAGAAGAAGGTATCTTAAAAATCTGTAGGCAATTGTAAAAATCATATATACACAAAAAGCATGAGTTTTTACCATAAAATAACCGGTCAAGACGTTCATGAACATTTCATTTCATAGAAATAGAAATGCTATGACTTaaaatcattttttaaatttcattttattttttatttttgattaaGGAGTATGATTAGCTTTTAACattctaaaaaagaaaaattcagtTATTATGAAAAATGGGACAATGATGAGGCAGTTTATTCTACCGTGgggataattttttattttttaacatggTATATAATTACTGTTTTGTCCTCGTATTGTAAATAGTGTGTGTTATAAgggtaaaagaagaaaaacagagaTATGATTGCCATTTTGAGAAAGAGGTTGACGATGCCTcttttcttaataatagtaCAAGCAGAGAGCACAtactttgtgtgtgtgaacaatttctcttaataagtgcatattttttttaatattacataattattgttttgtcatccttatgtaaatattgtgtatcaaaagtgagggtaaaattagaaaaataagtataaaaagagggtaaaattggaaaaatagggatatgattgtcattttgtcaaaaggtacaaaattactattttgccctccttttGTCAATAGTGTGTATCAAAAATGAgggcaaaatagaaaaaaaaggtggcaaaaagttgacaaggagGGTTCTCATAATAATAGTATAGATGATTAAGGGAGGGTAGTTCAAAACCATTACATTACTTTAGAATGGAAAGTTTTAAATCCGAAATGTATTGGTAGAAATCTAACACCTTATCCATTAAGATGAATACTTAGTAAAATTTACGCATCATAGAACTCACACAGATGTACATGTCATGTATAGTGCACCCAAATGACTTAGTTTATTGTGCGAGTTAGCCCAAAATTTTCACacctaaatataaatatatcttTGTAAAACACAACTAGGCGTCAAAACGATTAATTGGCCAACCAACCAACTAATGGCAGATCTAAGACTCTAATCCCGTGGGATCACGGTGTAAACGATTCATGTGCACGCAAcgcaatttatttatttatttttaatttttcattgagTTATTTAGTCGAACAATTGGTGGGCATGTCATTATGCCTAATTTgtcggacttggattgtctgccctcccattttggTGCCCTTCcaatgccctcctgttttgtgtgtttacggttaagccacgtcaacattttatattattttttttataaaaataataaaataaaaagaaatagtaatataaaatgctgacgtgacttaaccgtgaccacacaaacaggggGCACGAGGAGGGCActgaaatgggagggcagacaatccaagtcctaaTTTGCAACTTCCAAAGCTTGATGACGAGGCTTGTCGAGCATCACTTCTCAAGGCCTACCAAAATTTTCCAAAGAGGCATTTCAACAGATAAATTGTGGGGAGTTTGAGTTTCAAGACCCATACCAGATGGCCATAGAGTCCTCGGGCGACCCTTCCCCCATATTTCTCAACCTTCATAGGATCCCAGGGAACCCCTGGATTCGCCCATGCAACCAAGAAAAGACACATGGTGGTTGCTTTTAAAAATTCTTAACTCCGAGCTCCTCACCTCTAAAACCAGAAAAAATTGAACAAATGCTATTCATACCACATGATGTGGCAAAAGATTGTAACCGCCACATTATTTAGTTGTTCCATTTAGTGTTGATTTATATCTCATTGGATGCTAATTCAGGGATATGGTCATTTGAGGAGGCTAAAACGGCTTTAGCCCCTAACCCCTTCCCTCTGACCAGTGATATATGCTCACCTCAAGTTTTCATTTTGAGGAAATCTGAGGACCAACTCTATATCAGCCCTACGATTTTATTCAATAACATCTAATGGCTCATATTCTTTTACAACCTATTTATAGCCATTTTTAAGTTCGATCAACCAAATTAGGTTGCATATTGTGTGGTTTGACCGAACTCCCAttccttttagtgtaaaaatattgatgtactaaaaaaatttgttttaatttgtgaaAGAATTTGAGCCGCTAGATCCCACTAAATAAATTTCTACGATTGAGATAGAGTTGGTTCTCACTCGTCCTCGAATTAAGGATCTTAGATTAGCATCACTATCC is part of the Malus domestica chromosome 12, GDT2T_hap1 genome and encodes:
- the LOC103423390 gene encoding zinc finger CCCH domain-containing protein 11-like, which gives rise to MPPKQQSKADLAKKQKIVEDKTFGLKNKNKSKNVQKYVQSLKQSVELKPDPSKTAVKKKKEEEKAKDKELNELFKVAVSQPKVPVGVDPKSIVCEFYKVGQCAKGFKCKFSHDLNVQRKGEKIDIYSDKRDNEETMEAWDQETLEKVVESKKNEYKQNKPTDIVCKYFLEAVEKKQYGWFWVCPNGGKNCHYRHALPPGYVLKSQMKALLEEESEKIPIEEEIENQRAKLTTSTPMTPDLFIQWRKKKIAERDAGLAAQMAERAKNDRMSGRELFLSDSSLFVDDAEAHGNYQREQEPAVSKKKANENSNGHGPSDSATAGGDAEVTNVDDDDELDIDELNELEASLTKVTIQEPGARA